The Pieris brassicae chromosome 7, ilPieBrab1.1, whole genome shotgun sequence genome includes the window TTTACAATACATATAGTTAGTActgtaatttttacttataatattcattgttAACGAATTTGTCTAAAACGTGCTAGTTGTTGGGATGGAAgagacaaaaaaattacatttcgaCGTAAAAATAGTCAGCGAAGAATCCAGAAACGTGTTGAGGTTAATGTACGTAGTATTTGCAAACTAAATTCTATATAAGGCCAGCTAAAACACTGGTACTAAGTAGTAATGAGAAGGCATACATTTACATAAGAAACAGGGGTGAATACTGTAGGGAGTAGCGACACCGCCCTAGTTCTCGTTCAAGGTTATTTAGTTTCAGTGTTGTCGGTAATACTATACGTAGACGAATACTCTCTATAATATGCGCTAACAACAGATCacacaaagaaatataaattttgtttctttttaattatctagatttctataaaacttatattcgATGGtggtaaggtaaggtaaggtagggtggactcaatttccgcacttagacgcgtagtcggtccgttgtgcgtgcCTGTTTGTATTCGATGGTGATGGGGATTTAAAGTTTAGAGTAATATAATCTCAGTGTGacaataaatagatttatcaCCACTTTTCTCCTATAACCGATAGCGCAACTCATAAAAGATAGTGATTTACTTTTAATCGTAAAGCAaactttaaagtatttaaagatAACATATGTTATGAAGTACGAAGTAAGTGGGTAATTTTTCCGTAGAGTATTGTTTTTTCACGGTGGTGTCcgaagtaaataaaaagttataatataaaatatttttgttcataGTCATAAAAAACTACATAATCTACATAAAGTATGGGCGTAGTTAAAGCTACAAGTCGCCTTCGAATATATAATGACGTCGTTATGTAGttcacattatattttattaataaatgtacctCGTAGCGTACGTCAATTCCGTAGAACATCGTTCATTTTCTAGCCTCTGCTTTACATGTAAAACTATTTCAAGTAGGTtcaaatattgcaaataatacgtaataataaGTACGATTCCAAAATTTTACGAcactttttttcaattaagatTCTAGCTTAGCTTTATTTCCGTTTTAGATACCAATAGCCGGAATCAAAGACACTAtgttattatagaattttctttatttatttatatcatccTCAAGGGATAGGTAGATACTACGGATCTCCAGTTGCTACAAACCTGGCCTACCTCTCTAGATTCATACACAttcatgacattcaccatgcaTGCTCGACGGCTATGCGTACTTTTAACTTGTCCCTCTAGCACTTTCTAGATTTGGTCCAGCTATGTACGACAGGGCCTACCTAACCCGATTTCACGAGTCGTTTTTAacaccaataataataaaaatctcatATATTAATGGAACAGTTTTATAGCAATTGGAAGGTTCTTATAACTACAGGTATTTAACACAACAACCATATTAATTCTTTTTCGAACGAAAAAACACTTTTACGGATTGTAAcgtgatttattttatcattatttacatcGCTGTATGAAACgaagacaataaaatatatattcaaaaatttcacgtttaatatatatattttaattatataccacgtgaaactataatattttttttatatttgggaTAATTAGCATTCATTTGCAATACGACtgattcatttaattaatttaaacaaaaggtATCTTATCAATTCGATTCTTACATAACTAAACTACAGAAGTTAAAAGATTAGTAGTATTTGTGAATAAGAGGGtgagaatgtaaaaaaaagtttcgAAAACgtattaaacaattgtttttctaaATTCCAGTGGGAGCTCGTTCGAGGGACAATGGCAAAACGGAAAGCGCCACGGCCTGGGCGTGGAGACTCGAGACCGATGGCTGTACCGTGGTGAATGGACACAAGGCTACAAAGGTCGCTATGGAGTTAGACAGAGCACTACCAGCAACGCCAAGTATGAAGGCACCTGGGCAAACGGAATGCAAGATGGATACGGCTCCGAAACATACGCCGACGGCGGTCAGTACATACTCATTGCCAAATGATTTGAATGCCGACTAAAATACTTCAGTTTACATGACCGTGACGTTCTAGTGTTGTGTAATCTTaggattttaaaatcaaaacaattaaaaccaCATTGGCAACGGCTAAacgatataaattaaacatacattCACTTGTCTTGGAATTCTAATATATCtgtatgacgtcatcgcagGGCGTATATCGTAAGGATAATGAGAAACTCTAACATTTTGATAGTTGGAATTTAGCAACtggaattatataatataaaaagcatttattCCCAAAATTGCAACatgacattaaatattaatgtgtaTATTTCACTGGTCATGTTTTATATACAAGTCATTGTTTattactgaagtatttccgaaccaattcgacttagggtccttcaagaaaagagcgtacaaattcttaaaaggcaggcaacgcactcgcgagccctctggcattgagagtgtccatgggcggcggtatcacttaacatcaggtgagcctcctgcccgtttgccccctattttatttaaaaaaaaaagtcagtCTTCAACTACTTCCACACTTAACTTAACTCTGGGATGTTTACGAACAATGCGTTACCAGCTAAACGTAATTGGTGTTATATGAGGGATAGATAAAGCTTAGATTTCACAATAAGTACagctacaatataaaaataatgttgacaATCAAGTTAACAACGCTGATGAATATCCAAGAAAGTGTAACTATGGGAATATCCCAcagaacaaatataaaattgactCATGTTTTGCTTTTGTGAGCAGTTATTGATATTATAGCCTACATTTTATACCGAACATGTTTTCATAAATTAGTCATCGTTCGAAACGGTTCATAAAAGCTTGGTCTACCGGTCGTTATCTGTTTTATAACTACGAACTAATTTTCCTATACAAGACTCAATCCCTCCTGGTACAATTCTTTCCACAGCTTAATAATAGCGCAGATGGAAAGCACCCAATGACCTATATAATGAATGTGGACTGAAAAGAAAACCACAGTTGTGCAATGCCTACAAAAACATTAGTCGGTGCGTGATGCTATGCACAATAATTTAATCTCAGTTCAAATGAATCATGCTGCAAGCAGTAATACGATTCCAATGAATTCTAGcgtatatcaataaatacattgtatTATCGGATAGATTTATCTTAATGTtgaaagttattaaaacagattttaaatattttttgtatttaaagcttttattcCATTCCACAATCTATACTGAAGATAGATATGCTTTGATAAAGGGCAAGACACTGTAAAAAGTACTAACAATTTAAACTTCAACAAATTGCATTAAAACTCACGTCAAGTGCTAACCAAATGAGGATTACTTTCAAAGCTACAGCAATCTCttaattctttgtttttcttaaagtcGATAGAGAAACATATTCCACTGTTGCGTAGCTATAGTTTGTAAGTACAGAGTGCTATGGCAACGCGTCACGTAATAATATTCGGCTTCTTGAGTCACGGCCGCATTAAGATTTGTCATTCATAAAATCGTGGATGTGACATTCTtcctaatttaatattgaaaattcgaaaagaaaaattactGTTGCTCTTAAATGTTCGCCTTCCTTCAATTCCATTTGCTATTTAGATACAGTAAATTTAGACTGATTTATGTGTTTCAATCGCTAACAGCTTTAGACCGGCTACTGATAGGAAATATCAGTaggcattttcatttgttttatatgaatGGCTCTTGTGAGTTGGCCCTGCACGCTCCGCCATCTGCGGCCCTCAACGGTTAAAATTAGCATGGACACGCCTGCTTTGCCCGCCGCATCGACATTTATCGACGGCTTATTTCAtgctaaaacaaaagaataagtTTTGCCAGGCTATAATCGCCTCCTTAGTATACTTGGTCCGGTATTTCTTATTTCTTAGAGAGTTTAATTCTCCGAAAAACATGTTTACTAAGCAATAAAAaagctatataaataaaattaaatgtcacGAACAACGCATTGATATAGGTAGCAGTTTTAAGATTACTAAACAATCTATATATCCGATTACACAATATGATAGTTTGAATCCCAGGGAATAAACTGCCACATGAATAATAACTTGACAATAGAACAAATAGTGTACCTGTTATACTTATTGCATTTGTGGACAGGGCTTTAAGctccaataattttattgaatcgtacaaatgatttttttctcCTAACaccaattttaacatttttccCGTATTTTTAGAGCATGTGAGGTTTATGCGAATTAATTTTCAGCAATTCCGCTTGAATTTATAAATGCAATGAATGCGTGTTGCATTGCAgatgttttaaaagtaaaaaataggACGTATTTAGTACTTTAATGAGCAATAAGcattacagtttttaaatataatttaagtaatttagtaaaattattcattgcTTCTAGAACGGAACTAAAATAATACCTATTCGTCATCGGTATTTGTCTATTGAAAGTAATGGGTTCGGAAGGCCAACGCAGACCGCCTCAGTCTACGCAAATCTCATAGACTgatcataaatttattacttctCGATGAACACAAACTCGTTTAAAATTCCACGTTGATTTTTTCACAATATTTCAAAGAGGCTtccttttgttatatattaagacTGACCTCAAATGATGGAAGCCTGTTTCGGTCCCGCCTTTGTCTTTTAACCTTTCTGCCTATTTTACCGTataccaattttttattactataaaattacacCACAAATTATGGTATTTCATTACCATAGTTTAATCATATCCTTTTATGACCAATTTTTACTTGGTAAGTAAACTTATAAACTCGTATACATCACATGACTAAATTTACGATCGGGCCACGACGTGGCCGACTTGAACTCAAAGGTGgcacatttatattataattaggcTAAATATAGCCTACGTAACGTAAAATAACACAGATATaacagaaattaatttaattggtgCGGAACTACatatgtatgttattatttttatacaccaGGCTCGGTTAGCCTaccgttttgtttttttcaaataatctacagggtaaaaatataaatgccaTAACAAAAATGATCGATTTAAATAGATAACAAagcaacaaaataattttactgaatACTTTACAGGAACGTATCAAGGACAATGGATGCGAGGCCTCCGTCATGGTTATGGAGTGCGGACGTCAGCTCCATTCGGTCTCGCATCCCACTATCGTGGTGGTACGCGAGAGCACCGGGGCTCCATGTCGTCCCTGGCAGACACGGGTATTCCAGACCCCTCCGATAGACGCAACCATCGCATGGATGAAGCGAGAGGCGGCTTCGTGCTTAGAACCAGCTCTGATGAGCCTCCGAGAAGACGGGGCTCGTTAGGAGAAAAGGCGAAAAAGGGATTGTTCAATGTAAGTTTATCCTGCTTTAGATTTCCTATATTGATAAGGTATTCTGCGAATGCCTAGTAGATTCATTCTATTGCAGGAGTgagaaaatttacatttaatgatAGAAATAACGATCTcagtttttattgaatactgcatagtttttgaatttatatatgCAATGAGAACACAGAAGATTACGgagctttatataaaaaataccaatgTCGTGTCAAGTATACACGTTATCAGTCGTGTTGAGTACGATTGctcgatatattttaaaccttaACTGActgctaataaataaaaccatagGTACTgagtgtaattattttgttgtaacAAGTGAGAAAATACtcttctaataaatatttttaaaacagcacgcgcaaatataataaaaatacatatttttattatatttgcgCGTTTAGTAGTAGTGTGTAGGATGGATACTGaaactttcattgtttttcgAAATTGCATATgattattatctaaattaaatatttaatttcagagGTTTCGTCGTGAGCGCAGTGCTGGCGACTTGGATCCGCGAGGAACTGCTTCAGTCAGGTCTGGAGGTTCCGGCGGGTCCGCAGCCTCATGGGTCTCGTCCGTCGAGAGCACTCATTCCGCTACGACGAGGGTCTCGTTGCATACCAACTCCAACACTAGCTTTATTGTTGAGGTATTATAGGAAATAAAATACCTTCTAATTCAGTGGTTTGCACTTGTTTATTTCATATGCTGGATCCAGCTATGcccataaatttattacaactcGATTAAATCCAAATTGGATAGGATAACTAAAATTGGTGAtagctaataataaaatatgttttggaTCAAAGCCCTAAATTGCAAGAACCCGCTTCCTcaggaaataattattgtagtagataaaagatgttttattatttatttctattaattaaattatttatttaagaatcgAATCAACGAATTTAAGAATGATTATTCTAATTTGCTTTATAATGCAACAACACTATGTCagaaatcattaaatttatgactaataatattacaggACGAACACTTAGATGCTTCTGTTACTGAAACGTATATGGGAGAATGGAAAAATGACAAACGAACTGGCTTCGGTATTAGTGAGCGCAGTGACGGCCTTCGATATGAAGGAGAATGGTTTTCAAATAGAAAGTATGGCTACGGTGTAACAACGTTTAGAGATGGCACTAGAGAGGagggaaaatacaaaaacaatgttttaataacaagCCAGAAACGCAAACATATGTTTCTCATGCGTTCGGCTAAATTTCGCGAACGGATCGACTCAGCGGTTAATGCTGCGCAGCGGGCTTCTAAGATTGCATTACAAAAAGCTGATATTGCTATTTCCAGGTACTTGGTggtactattttatttattcctgctttatatttaaaaacatatttcaaaaaatgttAGACATTAACCAAGAAATACGTATCTTTAAACTTCTTCagaattgtaaattataaaattcgaTACGATTGCATTTCACGAAATAAATGAACATTCCATTACAGGACAGCAACGGCGCGGGGGAAAGCTGAGCAAGCCGATGAAGCGGCGGACCAAGCTAAAGAAGACTGTGATATAGCACAAGCTACTGCTAAGCAGTTCGCTCCTGATTTCAGGCATCCCGGATTTGATAGAATAGGTTTAAGAGAACGATATAGACAAAAGCCTTTTGAATCACAGGTAACAGCACCCCCAGTGCAAGAATCTGAAAAGATCTTGGACGGAAAGAGCATTCCAAATCACATCCCTCCGACCCATACGCAACTTCctcaaatgaataaaattccAAATGCAATATCTTCTAGAAGACCTTCAGCGCAATATGGAAAACCACCAGCACAGTCTGTTGACCCTAGATATgctaataatactaattataacaGTGACGATAGAAATACAGGAACAACCTATGACTCTTACTATAATGCCTCGCACGAAACATGGCCTAATAGTGGAAATTTACAAAATCCTGCTTTCGATAGTCAAAAACAATATCAAGGAGATTCCGGAGCCAGTTTTGGCTTAAATCCACAAGCTACAGCATACCGcttacaacaacaacaaagtGTCGATCAGAGTAATCAACAATACACAAATCAAGATCGTCGAGTATCATCAGCAACGAGGCAGTCACTGAATCAAAGACTACCGCAAGAGTGGAATGCTGGACCAGGAATTTCGAGACGACAAAGTATACTTGCTCAACCACGTCAGGACCCTCAAAGCACCACATATGTGGATAGTGGCACAGCAGTATATGGACGGAATGGACTACGCACGGGTACGATTCATTCGGAAGGAGCACTGGATAAGCAGATGCCTAATGTAGACCAACAAGGCTATCGACAAGATACACAAACATATAGACAACAAGAACCGGCATATAGACCAGATCAGCAGTTTAGCCAACAGCCTGATCTCCAAAATTATAGACAAGCACCGGACCAgcaactttacagacaaccgaCTATGGACCAACAACAGTATCGGCAGCCTACGGATCAGGATGTCATTAATGGAGAGAGAGATTTAAGGCAGACCACAAGTAGGCCATCGATTGATTACTTCGATCACTATAAAAGACCCCCAAGCCGAGATTCGAGTGTCGATAGATACGGAAGGCGATCAAGACAACCGTCGGTTGAAGCTGCAGTACCAAGTAGCGGGTCAAGGTCAGGGTCTATAGCACCACAACCAGCTTCATCATCGCGTCCACCATCCCGAGCGGCCACCCCTGCTAGTAATGGACACCTAGCGTCTGGGCGAGGTTCTATTTCCCGCGCGTCGTCTCGGGAACAACAGCCCTTTGAAGATACGTTATTGCGGAAGCGTACTTTGGGCCAAGAAATATCACCATCACCTTACCAGCCAAAGCGTACGGAGAGTTTGTATGTTACGCAAAACCCGACTCCACCACCGGCTGCGCCTATGGGAGGCGGAGGTGGTGGCGGAGGCGGAGGCGGCGGTGGACGCAAGGTaagattattttcttattgaaCAGATATATTGAAGAAcgaacttttaatattttatgaacattAATTAAGCTTCGAATACATGAAAAGGCATTGTGAATAACCTAGAGACATtccgtaaatattttaaaattgaacatGTTAATGTTGTAggtactaataatattttatttattaaaataaaatgctaatGAGAATGAGCCTAAATCTGGCTTGCAAAGTATCGTGACACATTACTTTCGGTTAGTGTAATTACCGGACTAACTAAAATCATTTGGCACTCGTACAACACAATTAAAGAATACAAATAGCAGGAGCGTAATCGTGCCGTGAcatactcttgaactctccgGAAGTGAttcattaaaacttaatttgaatttcgataTGTTGAATGTAGCAAATCTGGCTATTATCTTGctcaattataaaatcatattatatcTAAAATCACGGATAAAACAGATAGTTATAGTTGTACACGTTTGGCTCGGGAGTTGGGATGTGGAGGTGGGCGGCGGGAGCTTGCCAGCCCGTTCTATTTCTAATTTGAGACAGTCATTCGTTGCCGCTTTCCGCGCATCACCTCTTTACTAGATATAAATAGGAAATtccgaatattttataaaataaacaaaactatttattttcgGCATTCACACCATAAAAACTTGTGTAACATTCTACGACATGAAGTAACAAAGATATCGTTATCGTTTTTGATATCGTGTGAGGTGTAGATATTTTgagtaacaatttaaataatgtggtACCAAGTGGATGAAGAGGAAGATGAAGATCTTATGTGCTCGCCGGCGATTCTCGCCCGGCGGGCCTCTGAAAGTTGGATCAATGTTCCTCCCGTTGAGGTATATTAATTACGgcattagtaaatttatataacttcGACGATTCTACTGTTAAACCAGTTTCGTTGAAAACCTTCTATTAGTAtgacaaaaatttataaaacaagctACTTCTTCGGCTTAACTACAAATCAACAATATGCCAAATCTAAAACAATCGCTCTTGGTGGTTTTATCAGgacattttcaaaatattattatttcaagataaaaaaaaagttttataaattttccagATGTTGAGTACGCCACAGGCACTCCAACGTAAAAAGTCGTTGCCAGACGTCGCTGGAATGCCAAGAATGCCAGATGGCGGCGGTATGTCCCGCGAAGAGGTGTCAGCGCTCGGCTCTGCGCGGAGAGAGGAAGTGCGACGAATGTACGAAGAGTCAGAGAAATTAAGAGCCAATCCTCTACTCTACTTAGTCAGTCCGCAAGTCAAGGTAATTTATACACtgatacaaaaaacaaatacatttataaaatcataaatggAGGGACAATACAACAACGGATAACCTTTTTATTGTCTTCTATCTAATATTAAACTCTCGTTGACAAGTCTTAGCGCcaacataaacaaataaatctgTGTCGTAAATTCTTGAAGACATGAAATTCACGTAGAATgattatctatattaaaattgaaacaaattaatgttaattatattttcaggaCTGGTTTTCACGGCAACAGCTAATAATCTTGGTGCTGTTCATCAACATCTCATTAGGAATTATGTTCTTCAAGCTACTCACGTAGCGGCGGCCGGAGGCGCGCACGCGCCGGCAACTATGAGAAAGCCGCAAATACATGTATAACTcgattaacaatttattacgaTTCAAAATCCTTTTGTGTAAAACGAACTGTTAATGTAAGGAGTCCAAGGATAGTATTCCTTTTGTAATTAAGGAACTTCGGTTTGCTAGTGTAATTAATGGTGTACGTGTGCGATGTAAGACAAAATTGAATATCGAAGTGCAAATGCCCCACCCTTAGCGCAGAGACCAACTTGTGTGTATGATCGCTGTGTCCCGGCGATAAAAGTGTGAGCGGCACTCATCGCTTAAAGCCTGCATATTGTAGGTGTTCGCAATTTACATGgggaaacattttatatataaacctcGATATACGGAATTAACGCACAGTAAAATTACTGAAagtaatacttatatatttgtaaataattatatcacaTTAGCCTTCGTATTGTAATAGAACTCAcgttgttttttgtttctattatttattgaagtgttGTTGTTACTACTCTTCAAGtcagaataatttaaaaataatttaaaacttttgttatttcaacttttagtaatttatttaaaccgaCGGGCCGTTTTATGCAAACTTTAGATTGTGATCTACGTCAATTTGtcgttataaaatgttatatatctatatttatataattatttagtgtGCGTATGATTGTTAAAATGACATGGTTCATAACAATGCGCGCAgttgttaaattgttaattttaaatgcattaCAATTTTATCACAGTTTCATTATGTAAAAACGTAAGTTATCGTTAAGAACTTTAATTACTTGTATCGATTTTATCTacgtttcaaaaataaaatattttaacaaaagtatatagcttattattttgaatcatATTAGTCGTTATAACTTGTAGAATGAGTGCAGCGGGTATCCATGCGAGTTTACTACATTTGCATAACTCAATTTTTCGAAGGAATTGCAGCCAAAGTGAGAGAGACGAGAGACTGCCACATCAAGTTGACAAAtaactatgtatttatatttcatattatgatTGATTAAGAACAATATTAAGAGCGAGAGAGGCATATCTCGAACTATACTAAGCTAATGTGAAGTTTACCGTCGAATTTAGAGACGAGAATTGTTAAGTTACTGGAGTCAGTCTCGTTCTTAATCTCATATTGCCATATAAACCATTAGTGTAATAAGTTTAGGCCGTTAAAACGTTTCATTTCAAAGTCTAGTACCATGACAAGACAAGATAGACAAGTTTAACATTAAAACtgcagtttattttatttgtttattacagTGGTTGATATACAGCCCTGGGGCTGTCTAAGTTTATTAGTCTAATAGACGAGTGCGTAAATAACTGTGCCATAACGTCGAACTACACGATACAAAAAAtcatctataaaaaaattaaataactatttaattgaCACACTGACATATTTGAGAACACGGAAAACGTTTTACTAAGCTATATACTATGTGTCCATCTTTCTTTAATCAATTAGATTAATACTCTAAGGCTTCGGCCAATACCAAGGTAGCTTAGCTAGTCATGAATATACCTCAGTCGCTTTTATCCAAATCAGACTTTACGCGGGCAAAACGTACAGAAAAATGAACGAACGTATTTTAGACCAAGAAAGCTACGCTCAAAGTACACCGGTACAGAACTTTCACtctcaattgttttttttttaagttaaatttgtgtaaattttattgcttCATGTGACTATTTTAAGGCAAAGCCGGCACACGACGATGGAATAGATTTAGATGATTTGCTCCCGAAGATTGGTGAATTTGGATTGTACCAGAAGTGCCTGTTATGGCTAGTATGTTTGCCTGCCTGTCTACCTTGTGGGTTTTGTGCATTCAATCAACTGTTTATGACAGACACTCCAGATCACTGGTGTCTAGTGCCACAGTTAAGTAATTTTTCGTTGGCGGAACGTAAAATGATGTCGATCccaaaaaaggtaaaaaaatccttatataaacacaaattgcggattatgttattatatacatcTTAACAGAACAgcaaattaacaaatttcagGCAGAAGACAATTCTACTTATGAAAGTTGTATGCGGTATTCTGTAAATTGGACTGAAATTTTCGAATTAAATAAGtcgatacattttaatgaGAGTTGGCCATTAGAGCCCTGCCTGGATGGCTATGAATATGATAGGTCCGAAGTAATATCCTCTGTTGTAATAGATGTaagtatttgat containing:
- the LOC123712610 gene encoding junctophilin-1 isoform X1 gives rise to the protein MQPSEPADAALAASGSPPQRGLNGGRFDFDDGGTYCGGWEDGKAHGHGVCTGPKGQGAYAGSWHYGFEVSGVYTWPSGSSFEGQWQNGKRHGLGVETRDRWLYRGEWTQGYKGRYGVRQSTTSNAKYEGTWANGMQDGYGSETYADGGTYQGQWMRGLRHGYGVRTSAPFGLASHYRGGTREHRGSMSSLADTGIPDPSDRRNHRMDEARGGFVLRTSSDEPPRRRGSLGEKAKKGLFNRFRRERSAGDLDPRGTASVRSGGSGGSAASWVSSVESTHSATTRVSLHTNSNTSFIVEDEHLDASVTETYMGEWKNDKRTGFGISERSDGLRYEGEWFSNRKYGYGVTTFRDGTREEGKYKNNVLITSQKRKHMFLMRSAKFRERIDSAVNAAQRASKIALQKADIAISRTATARGKAEQADEAADQAKEDCDIAQATAKQFAPDFRHPGFDRIGLRERYRQKPFESQVTAPPVQESEKILDGKSIPNHIPPTHTQLPQMNKIPNAISSRRPSAQYGKPPAQSVDPRYANNTNYNSDDRNTGTTYDSYYNASHETWPNSGNLQNPAFDSQKQYQGDSGASFGLNPQATAYRLQQQQSVDQSNQQYTNQDRRVSSATRQSLNQRLPQEWNAGPGISRRQSILAQPRQDPQSTTYVDSGTAVYGRNGLRTGTIHSEGALDKQMPNVDQQGYRQDTQTYRQQEPAYRPDQQFSQQPDLQNYRQAPDQQLYRQPTMDQQQYRQPTDQDVINGERDLRQTTSRPSIDYFDHYKRPPSRDSSVDRYGRRSRQPSVEAAVPSSGSRSGSIAPQPASSSRPPSRAATPASNGHLASGRGSISRASSREQQPFEDTLLRKRTLGQEISPSPYQPKRTESLYVTQNPTPPPAAPMGGGGGGGGGGGGGRKMLSTPQALQRKKSLPDVAGMPRMPDGGGMSREEVSALGSARREEVRRMYEESEKLRANPLLYLVSPQVKDWFSRQQLIILVLFINISLGIMFFKLLT
- the LOC123712610 gene encoding uncharacterized protein LOC123712610 isoform X2 — translated: MWYQVDEEEDEDLMCSPAILARRASESWINVPPVEMLSTPQALQRKKSLPDVAGMPRMPDGGGMSREEVSALGSARREEVRRMYEESEKLRANPLLYLVSPQVKDWFSRQQLIILVLFINISLGIMFFKLLT